The DNA sequence GAAATGGAGATATAAGTCTAAGAAATTTCATCAAATGCCATTTGGGCATTTTCAATATCTTCCGATTTTACACAGCTATTAGTCAAATGTCCTGAGTGATTGAATCTCTATGAATAAATCAGATGATAAATGTTGTTCTTTATCAAAGAATGAAACATATCAAGACCTCAAGTGATTCTCGTAGAGTGATGAAGTTGGATCTAGAATTCCGACTATTGGATAGATTGTGGATGGTCTGAATAAACCACTTGTCAAAATTTATACTCATATTTCTACCATGTACCTTCTTTTCACATGCATATATCTCTTACTGTGACTATTATCATgcactctcttttttattttagattttcaaaactATATTATTCCACACGGTAAACTCTatttggattgaattttgaGATATCAATAAGGAGCCTAGTGTTTACCTATCCACAAATTTTATACCCCATTTTTAGTGCTAACTAGATAAACTTATCTCATCAGGTCTCATCGGGTCGGCTGAATATACTTTTTaactcaaaaaatatttttgaaaacaaattataatttcataatttacaataaattattattattattgataaatataaaatttcttTCCACCATGATTATTAGATATAAAAGGGCATGGGATCAGGCAAGAATCATTGTCATTTTGAGTATCGGAGAGAAAAACACCTAAACAGATAATGGGTATTTGTCCTTTTTTGGCAGTTTTTCCCCCACCTATATGTTGAATGGCTACTCttcccatttaaaaaaaaaaaaaattgtttgactTACATAACAATGTGTGGTACATGGCTTGTTCAGACTTCAGAGTATTCAACAAATTgtttattcaaaaaataaataaaataatgggGGAAAAACCCAAATAGGATCTCTATAAGAAGAAAGATACGTTGCAGTACATTTGCAACGATTTGGTgcaatctctctcctctatctctctctttgtggCAAAACTGATTGTGAGAACCAGAGAAATGGTGGCCAAAATGAACAAGACAGCTATGCTTGTCATAGACATGCAGGTCTGTGTCTCTCTTTTGCATTCCATTCTTTggtctgtctctctcttttgcatTCCATCCTttggtttccctttttttcccttctccatATACTATTTTCAGATTTTGCTCTTTTGATTCTTATGTTGTCTTCTACTTTTGAGAGGtctcatgttgatttttttattaatttttttttaatgggtttgGAAGCAGAAGGATTTTATTCTTCCAGGGAAACCCCTGCAGGTAGCTGGAGGCCAAGCTATTATTCCTAATGTCATTAAGGCAGTAGAAGTTGCAAGGGAGAGTGGCATTCTTGTAGTCTGGGTATTCCTCTCTCTGTTCTTGTTAAAGTAGTTCTATTAATTTTAGCTTATTGAGGCTCTGTCTAGTTTCAGTAAAGTGTTTGAAAGTGATTTTTATCTCCAATTTTCCATGTTTATCTGGTTTTACCTTGTGGGTTGGGGAAGGCAAGCATTTAGTTTCATTATATACTCTATAATTTGTTGTGGTTCTTGGTGATGTTTCCTTTTTTACTGTATTGTTTATGAGTGGTTTCATTAACAATTGAttgattagggttttcttttatttattttttattgcaatttctcTTCTTTGGGAAGACAGACCAATTATAGTATCAAAATAGGTAGTTGAGGCCATGTTTAGTAATTGGGATAAAAAGTTGGGTTCCAACTAATCTGGTAGTAAATAAAAATTGTCAATTTCGTGGTTTAAACCCTTTTGTTAGTTCATGAGTTTTAACATTTTCAATTAGTGGTGGAAAAATGTTTCCTTTAGTTAATCATGGAAGCGCAGTTctaaagagataaaagaaaagaattgatTCAAGAATCAGGTGAAACTTAATGATTGGTGAATTTGATCAAACAAAACAGCATCCCACAACTCAAAATCAAGCAGAGGAAGGGTCAAACTAATACAATAAATAAACTGAACGGATACTCCATCTTAAAGACATTTTATAGGCCAGGATATGGCCTCGAAACCCTACTTACAAACACTTAACAATGGCAACATAACATGCCCCTGCTTAACTGGACCCAAAAATAACAGAACTGACAACTATTAGCAGCTTATGAATTGGACTGCTTGACCATTAAAAATGTGTCCCAACTTTTATCAATTTGCTTTCTAATGACTTCCAATAACAAGAACTACACCAACCATGGTGATCTCCATGCTAAAGCAGCTCCTATTTGAAAGAACCAGATCGATACTTCTTCCCCtgtttttttttgaatttcgaGTTGCCTATAATGCTTAACATCAGTATACAAATCTGATTGTTGCATGGATAGAACAAACTCTATAGATCGCTCACATCTCAAATTTAGTAGCTCTTCAACCTTGTCGGTTAAACAATCTGATGGAGCCAAAAAAATTGACGTACAAGTAGAATATGATGCACAGATTATTTGTTTAAAAAGTTTGAGTACCAATCAAGCTACATCAGAAATTATGAGATACATGTTTTAGTACCCAATATAttcttaaggttttgggttattGGGTTGGAAATCTGACTCATTCTTCTTAATTACTTGGTATTGATGATTGTTTATAGGTTGTCCGGGAACATGACCCGATGGGAAGAGATGTCGAATTGTATCGGATGCCCATGTATGGTGAAGGCAAAGAATCACCAGTTAGCCTGGGCAATGTGGGTTCAGAACTAGTTGAGGGCTTGGAGATCAAAAAAGGTGACTACAAGCTTGTGAAGACTCGTTTCAGTGCCTTCTTTGGTACGAACCTTCATTCCTTTCTTCAAAGGGTTGGCATCAATAGCTTAGTTGTGACAGGTAATGTTACTTTTTCGTTTTGTTTCTTTGAAGGATTTTGTTTCCTCCTTGTTTCATGAACGTGATTTTCTCTTTGAAgtttgttttgttctttatgAATTTCTACCTTTAAACCTCCCCCTCCCCGCAGaagtaagaaggaaaaaaagtgagTCTGGTCTCAAATCTCTTTAGAATGCCATCTAAATGTGATCTTTGATTAGTCACAGTCCCAAAAATCCCAATTAAAACCAAGTTGGCCTATTTTGACATAGCTCAAGAGCTGGATAACTGATCCAAACAAGGATTAGAGGATCATTAAAAGCTTGCTCTTAGCTCTTGCCAACAGAGCTCCAGCTCAACTCACTTAGGTGTTTTGCAAATCCtaatcttgggttgtgttatgttgGATTTGAGTTGTGTGGATGAACAGATTGCATTATCCAAACTTCATCTCcttgtttccttcttttgtgTTACTAGGAGTTCAAACCCCAAATTGTGTCAGGCAAACAGTGATCGAAGCCCTGGAGTTGGACTATGATCCTATCACAGTCATTACTGATGCTTCCGCAGCAGCTACACCAGAAGTACATGCTGGTAAGTGCCTTTTTATTGACCCTCCATTTTTTGCATCTATAGTACTTGGATTCTCTTATGATCTCTAAACAGTCATTGGTTGCTTTAAACACAAGAGGGGGTTTTGggaaaatgaaaattcaaaagcaaCCAAGTGCAGTTTTTGTTATCCCAATGGCAGTCCCTATCAAACCTTAAGAACCGAAGATGATTCCCCCAATACTGATGATCTAACCATTTGGGTATGACCCTGAACGGTTTGATCTAACAGTGAACTGAGTCAGTATGTCAACCCAAGCAAGCCACTGTAATGGTTCAGACCCATCCTACTGGCCAAgtcaaattaattttttctgTTATTGGACTTCATTAGTTACTTTCAcatactttgatttcttgataATTCAAACCTCCATAACCGATGATTAACATGGCGGAATTTCATGAAACAGCCAACCTTTACGACATGAAAAAAGTTGGAATTGCAACACCAACACTGAAGGAGTGGTGCAAAT is a window from the Macadamia integrifolia cultivar HAES 741 chromosome 5, SCU_Mint_v3, whole genome shotgun sequence genome containing:
- the LOC122080268 gene encoding probable inactive nicotinamidase At3g16190 isoform X1, whose protein sequence is MVAKMNKTAMLVIDMQKDFILPGKPLQVAGGQAIIPNVIKAVEVARESGILVVWVVREHDPMGRDVELYRMPMYGEGKESPVSLGNVGSELVEGLEIKKGDYKLVKTRFSAFFGTNLHSFLQRVGINSLVVTGVQTPNCVRQTVIEALELDYDPITVITDASAAATPEVHAANLYDMKKVGIATPTLKEWCKSIA
- the LOC122080268 gene encoding probable inactive nicotinamidase At3g16190 isoform X2, which codes for MVAKMNKTAMLVIDMQVAGGQAIIPNVIKAVEVARESGILVVWVVREHDPMGRDVELYRMPMYGEGKESPVSLGNVGSELVEGLEIKKGDYKLVKTRFSAFFGTNLHSFLQRVGINSLVVTGVQTPNCVRQTVIEALELDYDPITVITDASAAATPEVHAANLYDMKKVGIATPTLKEWCKSIA